The genomic region GAATTCGCTGACCCGGTGTTCACGCTCAGGCCCCCGAGCAAGGGGTACAAGGACATAAAGCAGCACTACCCGCGCGGGGATTTGGGCGCAAGGCCTGACATTTCCGCATTAGTGAAGAGGATGGCATAGCGGTGATTACGATGACCAACAGGAAAGACAAGCGCACGAAGTCGTACCGGGGCCTGGGAAGCCACGGCGCAGGCAACGCGAAGAACAGGAGGGGGAGCGGAAACCGCGGAGGCGTAGGCCATGCAGGGCTGAACAAGCACAAGAAAACCTGGATGGTCAAATATGCTCCGGACTATTTCGGCAACCACGGATTCGTTAATCCGACGAAGGAGGAGCTAAAGGTTTTAAATGTATTCGACATAGAAAACCTAGCCAGGAAGGGCTCCCTCGAGAAGAGGGGGACCGCGCTCCACTTCACGTTCGAAGGCAAGATTCTCGGCTCCGGCGAAATCATCTCTCCGGTCAATGTGCAGGCGCTCGGCTGGAGCAAGAAGGCCGAGGAGAAGATAAAGCAGGCCGGAGGCGCGCTGAGCAAGCTCGAGCGCCCGGGCAAGAAGGAGAAGGCCGCAAAGGGGCAGCCGGCAGAGAAAACCGGGAAAAAAGCGGCATGAATCCGCTGAGCACTCAAGTTTACAGGTGAACCGATGGGCATCGTAGAGATATTTTCATCCATAGCCAAACTGCTTCCGGAAGTGAAAGTCCCCGAGAGCCCGGTCTCCATAAAGGAGAAGCTCATGTGGGTGGCTGCAGCGACGCTCATATTCTTCATCATGTACAACGTCACCGCCTACGGGGTGAACGCAAGCTACGGCACCGCAGATTTCCTCCAGATAATCACTGCTTCAAAGATGGGCTCCTTGCTCACGGTCGGAATAGGGCCCATAGTCCTCGCATCCATCTTCCTCCAGCTCTTCAAAGGGGCCGGGCTGATAAATCTTGATTTGAGCAAGCCCGAGGAAAGGCAGAAGTTCCACGAAGTGCAGAAGGTGCTCGCGATAGTGCTCGCCTTCGTGGAGGCAGGGATATTCGTCTACACCCGGCCGGAAATGCTTTCCAATCCCACGGACGGGATGCTCGCCACCATCGTGGTGCTCCAGATAGCCATAGGCGCAATCATACTCTTCTACCTGGACGAAGTGATATCCAAATACGGCATA from Candidatus Micrarchaeia archaeon harbors:
- a CDS encoding uL15 family ribosomal protein, translated to MTNRKDKRTKSYRGLGSHGAGNAKNRRGSGNRGGVGHAGLNKHKKTWMVKYAPDYFGNHGFVNPTKEELKVLNVFDIENLARKGSLEKRGTALHFTFEGKILGSGEIISPVNVQALGWSKKAEEKIKQAGGALSKLERPGKKEKAAKGQPAEKTGKKAA